From Streptomyces griseorubiginosus, one genomic window encodes:
- a CDS encoding DUF6461 domain-containing protein: MNPVTAHDYAWIRTSPLFRHARESGYTLTLIRGRTPGEVLRVMEAEPRGTGEGAAGLIEAEDARRGQGDYDYWDESYVAGAFSLPGERGDWTLVLGFDGGLGIADVCMRTLSTGGRVVAHSTNGGKPIDLFHWFEDGELRTTFESPAVRDGSAPDELVPLLREVGFPLTPEGGHDESAPDVDRKAAVLALAERLTGIRVTESLLQDATYELGLVPEQPAEEWSGVVIDITDAHGERLHREWTYEEIATASDRARAEADAPVVITPEDT; this comes from the coding sequence ATGAACCCGGTGACCGCGCACGACTATGCCTGGATCCGTACCTCGCCGCTGTTTCGTCACGCGAGGGAGAGCGGATACACCCTGACACTGATACGGGGGCGGACCCCGGGTGAGGTGCTGCGTGTGATGGAGGCGGAACCACGCGGTACCGGGGAGGGGGCGGCCGGGCTGATCGAGGCGGAGGACGCCCGTCGCGGCCAGGGGGACTACGACTACTGGGACGAGTCCTATGTGGCGGGCGCCTTCAGCCTTCCGGGTGAGAGGGGGGACTGGACACTCGTTCTCGGTTTCGACGGTGGGCTGGGGATCGCCGACGTGTGCATGCGGACGTTGTCGACGGGCGGTCGGGTGGTGGCGCACTCGACCAACGGTGGCAAGCCCATCGACCTCTTCCACTGGTTCGAGGACGGCGAACTCCGTACGACGTTCGAGAGCCCCGCGGTACGCGACGGCAGCGCCCCGGACGAACTCGTCCCCCTGCTGCGGGAAGTGGGCTTCCCCCTGACCCCTGAGGGAGGGCACGACGAGAGCGCCCCGGACGTCGACCGGAAGGCGGCGGTCCTCGCCCTGGCCGAAAGACTCACCGGCATACGCGTCACCGAGTCCCTCCTCCAGGACGCCACCTACGAGTTGGGGCTCGTCCCCGAACAGCCCGCCGAGGAGTGGAGCGGCGTGGTCATCGACATCACCGATGCCCACGGGGAGCGGCTGCACAGGGAGTGGACCTACGAGGAGATCGCGACGGCGTCCGACCGCGCACGGGCGGAGGCGGACGCGCCGGTCGTGATCACCCCCGAGGACACGTGA